A single window of Streptomyces griseoviridis DNA harbors:
- a CDS encoding C40 family peptidase, giving the protein MRGSGMVGHTAQARSTVLVTGLSVFGLVGGLIGLSVLGAVGQEQDTGDRGFATTLDAGKIPSGFAPWIERAGQLCPEVGAPLVAAQIEAESGWNPDAVSPAQAQGLSQFIPGTWATWGVDAAGKDGSDRPDGVADPFTPGDAIMTQARYDCWLAGKVKDTAGRGDVTRLMLAAYNAGPGAVEQYGGVPPYPETQAYVVRIISAMARYTGADEERPGESGGAFGDRVVAAARKWLGTPYAWGGGGPEGPSLGFAQGGGTVGFDCSSLVQYALYRGSGGKVLAPRVSQLQVLAGTSVTREEIRPGDVIGFALHGSFDHIGIYIGGGQFIHAPKTGDVVKISELDDPYYAGKPQRIRRFG; this is encoded by the coding sequence ATGAGGGGGTCAGGGATGGTCGGCCACACCGCGCAGGCGCGCTCGACGGTTCTGGTCACGGGGCTGTCCGTGTTCGGACTCGTCGGCGGCCTGATCGGGCTCTCCGTGCTGGGAGCCGTGGGCCAGGAGCAGGACACCGGCGACCGGGGGTTCGCCACGACCCTGGACGCGGGGAAGATCCCGTCCGGGTTCGCCCCGTGGATCGAACGGGCCGGGCAGCTCTGCCCCGAGGTCGGTGCGCCGCTGGTGGCCGCGCAGATCGAGGCGGAGTCGGGCTGGAACCCGGACGCGGTCAGCCCCGCGCAGGCCCAGGGCCTCAGCCAGTTCATCCCGGGCACCTGGGCGACCTGGGGCGTGGACGCCGCAGGCAAGGACGGCAGCGACCGACCCGACGGCGTGGCCGACCCGTTCACACCGGGCGACGCCATCATGACCCAGGCGCGCTACGACTGCTGGCTGGCCGGCAAGGTCAAGGACACGGCGGGCCGCGGTGACGTCACCCGGCTGATGCTGGCCGCCTACAACGCGGGACCCGGCGCCGTCGAACAGTACGGCGGGGTGCCGCCGTACCCGGAGACCCAGGCGTACGTCGTACGGATCATCTCGGCGATGGCCCGCTACACCGGCGCCGACGAGGAGCGGCCGGGCGAGAGCGGCGGCGCGTTCGGCGACCGGGTGGTGGCCGCGGCCCGCAAGTGGCTCGGCACCCCGTACGCGTGGGGCGGCGGCGGCCCCGAAGGACCCTCGCTCGGCTTCGCGCAGGGCGGCGGCACGGTCGGCTTCGACTGCTCGAGCCTCGTCCAGTACGCGCTCTACCGGGGCAGCGGCGGCAAGGTGCTGGCCCCCCGGGTCTCCCAACTCCAGGTCCTGGCGGGCACGTCGGTGACCCGCGAGGAGATCAGGCCGGGCGACGTGATCGGGTTCGCCCTGCACGGCAGCTTCGACCACATCGGCATCTACATCGGCGGCGGGCAGTTCATCCACGCGCCCAAGACCGGCGACGTCGTCAAGATCAGCGAACTCGACGACCCCTACTACGCCGGCAAGCCCCAGAGAATAAGGCGGTTCGGATGA
- a CDS encoding DUF6668 family protein produces MPPPEHGLPVAPPHPGLGQAWWWLGAHGGAGVSTLERAVPGGLDAGRAWPVSARPQRVVLVARSSANGIRAAQLAAQQWASGAVAGVELLGLVVVADAPGRRPAVLRDKVRLVSGAVPRLWEIPWVEQWRLGEPPLAHLPKECAPLARDLTRLTRPV; encoded by the coding sequence GTGCCGCCGCCCGAGCACGGACTGCCGGTCGCGCCACCCCACCCCGGCCTCGGACAGGCCTGGTGGTGGCTCGGTGCGCACGGCGGGGCGGGCGTCAGCACCCTGGAGCGGGCCGTGCCCGGCGGCCTCGACGCGGGCCGTGCCTGGCCGGTCTCGGCCCGGCCGCAGCGCGTCGTCCTGGTCGCCAGGTCGAGCGCCAACGGCATCAGGGCCGCCCAACTGGCCGCGCAGCAGTGGGCGTCGGGCGCGGTCGCCGGGGTCGAACTGCTCGGCCTCGTCGTCGTCGCGGACGCCCCGGGCCGCCGGCCCGCCGTCCTGCGCGACAAGGTGCGGCTCGTCTCCGGCGCCGTCCCCAGGCTGTGGGAGATCCCGTGGGTCGAGCAGTGGCGGCTCGGCGAGCCGCCCCTGGCCCATCTGCCCAAGGAGTGCGCCCCGTTGGCGCGCGACCTCACCCGACTCACCCGACCCGTATAG
- a CDS encoding SCO6880 family protein: MAVTEATPRTYGNFRKPRTSGLRGLSLGATMLLFAGLIAVVLTTLVSAYAALALGLVLVVATAPLAVRDRHGRTLMQRGAVRLAWWRSTSAGGHLYRSGPTGRTGFGSCRLPGLAAESVLTEAQDGYSRPFAMITIPSTGHHAVVISCDADGAALVDEQQVDTWVAHWGQWLSALGAEPGLVAASVSVESAPDSGVRLQQEIAANTAAGAPDLATEMLREVLAAYPAGSAQIATRITLTYSGAARPGSPRRSVEDMALHIGTRLPGLTAGLSMTGAGTAVPMTATELAEAVRVAYDPTVSTLVEEARAAGGTGLTWDQAGPMAAQESWDHYRHDGAYSVTWAMTEAPQGEVFSNVLTSLVQPNRDIARKRITLLYRPHSRAEGARVVQQDYKNALFNAQQSQIGQARDDAEVSAARRTTEEQAQGHGVIRFGMLITATVGSAADLPKAAAAVDNLAPAARIAVRPVYGSQAAAFAAALPLGLVLPLHTALPQTVRDVM, from the coding sequence GTGGCCGTCACTGAAGCCACCCCCCGCACCTACGGCAACTTCCGCAAGCCCCGCACCTCCGGTCTGCGCGGTCTCTCCCTCGGCGCCACGATGCTGCTGTTCGCGGGACTGATCGCCGTCGTCCTGACCACCCTCGTCTCCGCCTACGCGGCCCTCGCCCTCGGTCTCGTCCTGGTGGTGGCCACCGCCCCGCTCGCGGTCCGCGACCGGCACGGCCGCACGCTGATGCAGCGCGGCGCGGTCAGGCTCGCCTGGTGGCGCAGCACCTCGGCGGGCGGCCACCTCTACCGCTCGGGCCCCACCGGCCGCACCGGGTTCGGCAGTTGCCGGCTGCCGGGTCTCGCCGCCGAGTCCGTCCTGACGGAGGCGCAGGACGGCTACAGCCGCCCCTTCGCGATGATCACCATCCCGTCGACCGGCCACCACGCCGTCGTCATCTCCTGCGACGCCGACGGCGCCGCCCTCGTCGACGAGCAGCAGGTCGACACCTGGGTCGCGCACTGGGGCCAGTGGCTCTCCGCGCTCGGCGCCGAACCCGGCCTGGTCGCGGCCAGCGTCAGCGTGGAGAGCGCCCCCGACTCCGGGGTCAGGCTCCAGCAGGAGATCGCCGCCAACACCGCGGCGGGCGCCCCCGACCTCGCCACCGAGATGCTCCGCGAGGTCCTGGCCGCCTACCCGGCGGGCTCCGCGCAGATCGCCACCCGCATCACCCTCACCTACTCGGGCGCGGCCCGCCCCGGCTCGCCCCGGCGCAGCGTCGAGGACATGGCCCTGCACATCGGCACCCGGCTGCCGGGACTCACCGCGGGCCTGTCGATGACCGGCGCGGGCACCGCCGTCCCGATGACCGCGACCGAACTCGCCGAGGCGGTGCGCGTCGCCTACGACCCGACCGTCTCGACGCTCGTCGAGGAGGCGCGGGCGGCCGGCGGCACCGGGCTCACCTGGGACCAGGCGGGACCGATGGCCGCCCAGGAGTCCTGGGACCACTACCGGCACGACGGCGCCTACAGCGTCACCTGGGCGATGACCGAGGCACCGCAGGGCGAGGTGTTCTCCAACGTCCTCACCAGCCTCGTGCAGCCCAACCGCGACATCGCCCGCAAGCGCATCACCCTGCTCTACCGCCCGCACAGCCGCGCCGAGGGCGCCCGGGTCGTCCAGCAGGACTACAAGAACGCCCTGTTCAACGCCCAGCAGTCACAGATCGGGCAGGCCCGCGACGACGCCGAGGTGAGCGCCGCCCGCCGCACCACCGAGGAGCAGGCCCAGGGCCACGGCGTGATCCGCTTCGGCATGCTCATCACCGCGACCGTCGGCTCGGCCGCCGACCTCCCGAAGGCCGCCGCCGCCGTCGACAACCTGGCGCCCGCCGCCCGGATCGCGGTCCGCCCGGTCTACGGCTCGCAGGCGGCGGCGTTCGCGGCGGCCCTGCCGCTCGGCCTGGTGCTGCCGCTGCACACGGCGCTCCCGCAGACGGTCCGTGACGTGATGTGA